A window of the Lolium perenne isolate Kyuss_39 chromosome 7, Kyuss_2.0, whole genome shotgun sequence genome harbors these coding sequences:
- the LOC127311457 gene encoding glucan endo-1,3-beta-glucosidase 14-like, whose translation MAFRLLLAVAVGALALDLAAALGVNYGQVADNLPSPQDAAVLLRALKATKVKLYDADARVLSAFAGSGVDFTVGVPDNLVPRLASNPSAAAAWVRANILPHLPATSITTVTVGNEVLTGTDTTMLRSLLPAMESLHAALAACNITSHIAVTTAHSLAVLSSSFPPSSGAFRHDLLPYITPLLAFLAKTNSPFFINAYPYFAYKADSGSVDLDYVLFESNAGVLDAATGLRYGNMLHAQVDAVRTAICAADYGRAVEIQVSETGWPSQGDGDEAGASPHNAARYNGNLMRLVAQGKGTPGAPGEPLQVYVFALFNENQKPGPASERHYGLFKPDGTPAYDVGVKAPTISGWKGSGNDNGNGANNGTGGGAGLVVADGPGETGGGVGPGTGYYTISSATLKVPNCLYVITRRNAHALLLCELRQ comes from the coding sequence ATGGCATTTCGGCTCCTCCTCGCCGTGGCCGTTGGCGCGCTTGCATTGGATTTGGCGGCAGCGCTCGGGGTGAACTACGGGCAGGTCGCGGACAACCTGCCGTCGCCGCAGGACGCGGCGGTGCTCCTCCGAGCGCTAAAAGCCACCAAGGTCAAGCTCTACGACGCGGACGCGCGTGTGCTCAGCGCGTTCGCCGGCTCCGGCGTCGACTTCACCGTGGGGGTCCCGGACAACCTCGTCCCTCGGCTGGCATCCAACCCTTCCGCCGCAGCAGCCTGGGTCCGCGCCAACATCCTCCCGCACCTCCCGGCGACGTCAATCACCACCGTCACCGTGGGCAACGAGGTGCTCACTGGCACCGACACCACCATGCTCCGCTCCCTCCTTCCGGCCATGGAGTCACTCCACGCCGCGCTCGCCGCGTGcaacatcacctcccacatcgccGTCACCACCGCTCACTCCCTCGCCGTGCTCTCCTCCTCATTCCCGCCCTCCTCCGGCGCGTTCCGGCACGACCTCCTGCCCTACATCACGCCGCTCCTCGCCTTCCTCGCCAAGACCAACTCTCCGTTTTTTATCAACGCGTACCCCTACTTCGCTTACAAGGCCGACTCAGGCAGCGTGGATCTCGACTACGTGCTGTTCGAGTCCAACGCCGGCGTTCTCGACGCGGCCACGGGGCTGCGGTATGGCAACATGCTGCACGCGCAGGTGGACGCCGTGCGGACGGCTATATGTGCCGCCGACTACGGGAGGGCGGTGGAGATACAGGTGTCCGAGACGGGGTGGCCGTCGCAGGGCGACGGCGACGAGGCCGGGGCCTCGCCGCATAACGCGGCGAGGTACAATGGGAACCTGATGAGGCTTGTGGCGCAGGGCAAGGGCACGCCGGGCGCACCAGGAGAGCCCTTGCAGGTGTACGTGTTCGCGCTGTTCAACGAGAACCAGAAGCCCGGCCCGGCGTCCGAGCGGCATTACGGGCTGTTCAAGCCGGACGGCACGCCGGCGTACGACGTCGGTGTCAAGGCGCCCACGATCAGTGGCTGGAAGGGTAGCGGCAACGACAATGGCAACGGCGCCAACAACGGCACGGGTGGTGGCGCCGGGCTGGTCGTTGCGGATGGGCCCGGCGAGACGGGCGGCGGTGTTGGCCCGGGCACTGGATACTACACCATTTCTTCTGCCACGCTCAAGGTGCCTAACTGCCTATACGTGATTACACGTCGTAATGCACATGCTTTGTTGCTTTGTGAACTTCGCCAATAG